In the genome of Colletes latitarsis isolate SP2378_abdomen chromosome 9, iyColLati1, whole genome shotgun sequence, one region contains:
- the Eif2balpha gene encoding eukaryotic translation initiation factor 2B subunit alpha isoform X1 → MEKEEICQYFNNIIKFEKDISAGMAAIRTLLKVLEYSKSETVQELRYCLQNAIDAMRSTENPVTAIASGSELFLRFITLATLDTPSFAECKRIMLHRGKMFYEKLVAARGKVAKVAAHFITDGSKILTHSKSRVVLQAMKEAAESNKIFKVYVTNSAPNNSGQEMCEDLTKLGVSCTLILDCAMGYVMEQVDMVMVGAEGVAESGGVINKVGTYTMAMCAKEVKKPFYVLTESFKFSRIYPLNQVDLPNEFKYTASTLKKDLQKEHPLVDYTPPHYISLLFTDLGILTPSAVSDELIKLYL, encoded by the exons ATGGAGAAGGAAG AAATCTGTCAGTATTTCAACAAcattattaaatttgaaaaggataTTTCTGCTGGAATGGCTGCTATTCGTACATTACTTAAAGTTTTAGAATATTCAAAAT CTGAAACTGTTCAAGAACTTAGATACTGTCTACAAAATGCGATAGATGCAATGAGATCTACAGAAAATCCTGTAACAGCCATTGCATCTGGCAGTGAATTGTTCCTTCGTTTCATAACCTTGGCTACATTAGATACTCCA TCATTTGCAGAATGCAAAAGGATTATGCTTCACAGAGGGAAAATGTTTTATGAAAAATTAGTGGCTGCTAGAGGAAAAGTAGCCAAAGTAGCAGCACATTTTATTACAGATGGCTCG AAAATACTTACTCACTCAAAATCTAGAGTTGTACTGCAAGCAATGAAAGAAGCTGCTGAGagtaataaaatattcaaagtaTATGTAACAAATTCTGCACCAAATAATAGCGG ACAAGAAATGTGTGAGGACCTCACTAAGTTGGGTGTATCATGCACTTTGATATTAGATTGTGCAATGGGATATGTTATGGAACAAGTTGATATGGTCATGGTTGGAGCTGAAGGTGTTGCAGAAAGTGGTGGTGTAATTAATAAG GTTGGCACATATACAATGGCCATGTGTGCCAAAGAGGTGAAGAAGCCTTTCTATGTTCTAACAGAAAGCTTTAAATTTTCTAGAATATACCCGTTAAATCAAGTTGATTTACCAAATGAATTTAAG TATACAGCAAGCACATTAAaaaaagatttacaaaaggaacACCCATTAGTTGATTACACGCCCCCACATTACATCAGTCTATTATTTACTGATTTAGGTATTTTGACTCCATCGGCTGTCAGCGACGaacttataaaattatatttgtaa
- the Eif2balpha gene encoding eukaryotic translation initiation factor 2B subunit alpha isoform X2 has product MAAIRTLLKVLEYSKSETVQELRYCLQNAIDAMRSTENPVTAIASGSELFLRFITLATLDTPSFAECKRIMLHRGKMFYEKLVAARGKVAKVAAHFITDGSKILTHSKSRVVLQAMKEAAESNKIFKVYVTNSAPNNSGQEMCEDLTKLGVSCTLILDCAMGYVMEQVDMVMVGAEGVAESGGVINKVGTYTMAMCAKEVKKPFYVLTESFKFSRIYPLNQVDLPNEFKYTASTLKKDLQKEHPLVDYTPPHYISLLFTDLGILTPSAVSDELIKLYL; this is encoded by the exons ATGGCTGCTATTCGTACATTACTTAAAGTTTTAGAATATTCAAAAT CTGAAACTGTTCAAGAACTTAGATACTGTCTACAAAATGCGATAGATGCAATGAGATCTACAGAAAATCCTGTAACAGCCATTGCATCTGGCAGTGAATTGTTCCTTCGTTTCATAACCTTGGCTACATTAGATACTCCA TCATTTGCAGAATGCAAAAGGATTATGCTTCACAGAGGGAAAATGTTTTATGAAAAATTAGTGGCTGCTAGAGGAAAAGTAGCCAAAGTAGCAGCACATTTTATTACAGATGGCTCG AAAATACTTACTCACTCAAAATCTAGAGTTGTACTGCAAGCAATGAAAGAAGCTGCTGAGagtaataaaatattcaaagtaTATGTAACAAATTCTGCACCAAATAATAGCGG ACAAGAAATGTGTGAGGACCTCACTAAGTTGGGTGTATCATGCACTTTGATATTAGATTGTGCAATGGGATATGTTATGGAACAAGTTGATATGGTCATGGTTGGAGCTGAAGGTGTTGCAGAAAGTGGTGGTGTAATTAATAAG GTTGGCACATATACAATGGCCATGTGTGCCAAAGAGGTGAAGAAGCCTTTCTATGTTCTAACAGAAAGCTTTAAATTTTCTAGAATATACCCGTTAAATCAAGTTGATTTACCAAATGAATTTAAG TATACAGCAAGCACATTAAaaaaagatttacaaaaggaacACCCATTAGTTGATTACACGCCCCCACATTACATCAGTCTATTATTTACTGATTTAGGTATTTTGACTCCATCGGCTGTCAGCGACGaacttataaaattatatttgtaa
- the Fer gene encoding tyrosine-protein kinase Fer isoform X1 produces the protein MGFSTSLQGQTSHEALLGRQDAEIKLLETMKRCLTTKVKSDREYASTISSLATQGKKIERNEDLVGSLIAQSWRDIMDSIDQTAKLIKQQADSIEAIVVEHIMTLCSERRRARKLYQEEQTWLNNQFQQLTDDVTRKKLEYQKNLELYKLMRSRFEEHYVKSGRGGRKLDEVREKYQKACRKLHLTHNEYVLLLGAVTECELDLRTCYLPSLLHRQQAIHQDLITSWKAILQDIVKYSGFTNDKFQELHLRMQKAVDLVKPVEEYRDFIGKHRTQPASPIRFTFDENLVDDTSGKLLPNKLTVDNLTIDWLRNRLTELETSLKTTQQSRQNSQYPSENNSDSKVSILDYSREREELRLRCQEKKLQRQVDVIRAALNELGCEELPLGYDLSMETSFTDSPANSKKSTVADIGLFTLRRNQRFMTIFRSPFKSLPMINDTKDGTIRSSSEGPTSKTDNTLTVAPLRGISNLTTNQKGNGDLMEEEWFHGVLPREEVVRLLVNEGDFLVRETTRNDECQIVLSVCWDGHKHFIVQTTNEGHYRFEGPTFPSIQELISHQWLSGTPVTSRSGAILKTPIIRERWELNNDDVNLLEKIGRGNFGDVYKAQLKTCKTEVAVKTCKVTLPDEQKRKFLQEGRILKQYDHPNIVKLIGICVQKQPIMIVMELVPGGSLLTYLRKSASTITQQEQLRMCKDAAAGMRYLESKYCIHRDLAARNCLVGYESIVKISDFGMSREEEEYIVSDGMKQIPIKWTAPEALNFGKYTSLCDVWSYGVLMWEIFSKGGNPYSGMSNSQAREKIDAGYRMPAPENTPDEIYRLMLRCWEYEPEKRPHFDQIYTVVETLSQAYL, from the exons ATGGGCTTTTCTACAAGTTTGCAGGGGCAAACGTCCCATGAGGCGTTACTCGGCCGTCAGGATGCTGAAATCAAGCTTCTCGAAACGATGAAACGATGCCTAACGACTAAAGTTAAGTCGGATCGCGAATATGCTTCAACAATTTCTTCCTTAGCGACGCAGGGGAAAAAAATCGAGCGCAACGAGGATCTCGTTGGCAGTCTAATAGCGCAG AGTTGGAGAGATATCATGGACTCTATCGATCAGACAGCTAAATTAATCAAGCAACAAGCAGATTCTATAGAAGCTATAGTGGTTGAACATATTATGACACTATGTTCTGAAAGAAGAAGGGCTAGGAAATTGTATCAGGAGGAGCAAACATGGCTGAATAATCAGTTCCAACAG TTAACAGATGATGTTACcagaaaaaaattggaatatCAGAAGAATTTGGAACTGTATAAGTTAATGAGATCCCGCTTTGAGGAACATTAtgttaaat CTGGCAGAGGCGGCAGAAAATTGGACGAAGTACGGGAAAAGTATCAAAAAGCCTGTAGAAAACTTCATCTTACACACAACGAGTACGTGTTACTTTTGGGTGCTGTAACAGAGTGTGAACTTGATTTAAGGACATGCTACTTGCCAAGTCTGCTTCACCGACAACAAGCAATTCATCAAGACCTTATAACATCATG GAAAGCCATACTTCAAGATATAGTGAAGTATTCTGGTTTTACAAATGATAAGTTTCAAGAGCTACATCTGCGTATGCAGAAGGCTGTAGATTTGGTGAAACCTGTAGAAGAATATAGAGACTTTATAGGAAAGCATAG AACGCAACCAGCATCGCCGATAAGATTCACATTCGACGAGAACCTTGTAGACGATACTTCGGGAAAATTGTTGCCAAATAAATTGACGGTAGATAATCTGACAATAGACTGGTTACGAAATCGATTGACAGAACTGGAGACTTCTTTGAAAACGACTCAGCAGAGTCGACAAAATTCTCAGTATCCATCTGAAAATAATAGCGATTCTAA GGTATCAATTTTGGATTATTCCCGCGAGAGAGAAGAATTACGTTTACGTTGTCAGGAAAAAAAGCTTCAACGACAAGTGGATGTTATTAGAGCCGCTTTGAATGAGTTGGGCTGTGAAGAATTACCGCTGGGATACGATCTTTCCATGGAGACTTCTTTCACTGATTCGCCAGCTAATAGTAAG AAAAGTACAGTTGCAGATATCGGTCTATTTACATTACGAAGAAATCAACGATTCATGACAATATTTAGGTCTCCCTTCAAATCTTTACCGATGATAAACGATACGAAAGATGGAACGATTAGATCGAGTAGCGAAGGTCCTACTTCAAAAACAGATAATACTTTAACAGTT GCACCGTTACGTGGAATTTCGAATTTAACGACTAATCAAAAAGGAAATGGCGATCTTATGGAGGAGGAATGGTTTCATGGTGTGCTACCAAGGGAAGAAGTAGTAAGATTACTCGTAAACGAAGGAGATTTTTTAGTACGCGAAACAACGAGAAACGATGAGTGCCAAATAGTTTTATCCGTCTGTTGGGATGGACATAAGCATTTTATTGTACAGACAACAAATGAA GGACATTATAGATTCGAAGGTCCTACATTCCCGTCAATTCAAGAGTTAATCAGTCATCAATGGCTATCTGGAACACCCGTAACTAGTCGATCTGGAGCAATTCTCAAAACACCAATTATACGTGAACGCTGGGAACTAAATAATGATGATGTAAATCTTCTAGAAAAAATAGGACGG GGTAACTTTGGAGATGTATATAAAGCACAACTTAAAACTTGTAAGACTGAAGTAGCTGTAAAAACCTGCAAAGTAACATTACCAGACGAACAAAAGCGCAAATTCTTACAAGAAGGACGAATATTAAAACAATACGATCATCCAAACATAGTAAAACTTATTGGGATTTGTGTTCAAAAACAACCTATTATGATCGTTATGGAATTGGTGCCTG GTGGTTCCTTGTTaacttatttaagaaaaagtgctagtACCATTACGCAACAAGAACAGCTTCGCATGTGCAAAGATGCAGCGGCAGGTATGCGTTATTTGGAATCTAAATACTGTATCCATAGAGACTTGGCAGCCCGAAATTGTCTCGTAG GATACGAGTCCATAGTAAAAATTTCAGACTTCGGTATGTCGCGAGAAGAAGAAGAATACATAGTTTCGGACGGCATGAAGCAGATTCCAATTAAATGGACCGCCCCGGAGGCATTGAATTTTG GTAAATATACATCACTGTGTGATGTTTGGAGTTACGGAGTCTTAATGTGGGAAATATTTTCTAAGGGCGGAAATCCCTACAGTGGAATGTCCAATTCTCAGGCTCGCGAGAAGATAGACGCAG GTTACCGAATGCCGGCTCCAGAAAACACGCCTGACGAAATATACCGTTTAATGTTACGATGCtgggagtacgagccagagaaaCGTCCTCATTTCGATCAGATTTACACTGTCGTTGAGACGCTGTCTCAAGCATATTTGTAA
- the Fer gene encoding tyrosine-protein kinase Fer isoform X3: MQKAVDLVKPVEEYRDFIGKHRTQPASPIRFTFDENLVDDTSGKLLPNKLTVDNLTIDWLRNRLTELETSLKTTQQSRQNSQYPSENNSDSKVSILDYSREREELRLRCQEKKLQRQVDVIRAALNELGCEELPLGYDLSMETSFTDSPANSKKSTVADIGLFTLRRNQRFMTIFRSPFKSLPMINDTKDGTIRSSSEGPTSKTDNTLTVAPLRGISNLTTNQKGNGDLMEEEWFHGVLPREEVVRLLVNEGDFLVRETTRNDECQIVLSVCWDGHKHFIVQTTNEGHYRFEGPTFPSIQELISHQWLSGTPVTSRSGAILKTPIIRERWELNNDDVNLLEKIGRGNFGDVYKAQLKTCKTEVAVKTCKVTLPDEQKRKFLQEGRILKQYDHPNIVKLIGICVQKQPIMIVMELVPGGSLLTYLRKSASTITQQEQLRMCKDAAAGMRYLESKYCIHRDLAARNCLVGYESIVKISDFGMSREEEEYIVSDGMKQIPIKWTAPEALNFGKYTSLCDVWSYGVLMWEIFSKGGNPYSGMSNSQAREKIDAGYRMPAPENTPDEIYRLMLRCWEYEPEKRPHFDQIYTVVETLSQAYL; this comes from the exons ATGCAGAAGGCTGTAGATTTGGTGAAACCTGTAGAAGAATATAGAGACTTTATAGGAAAGCATAG AACGCAACCAGCATCGCCGATAAGATTCACATTCGACGAGAACCTTGTAGACGATACTTCGGGAAAATTGTTGCCAAATAAATTGACGGTAGATAATCTGACAATAGACTGGTTACGAAATCGATTGACAGAACTGGAGACTTCTTTGAAAACGACTCAGCAGAGTCGACAAAATTCTCAGTATCCATCTGAAAATAATAGCGATTCTAA GGTATCAATTTTGGATTATTCCCGCGAGAGAGAAGAATTACGTTTACGTTGTCAGGAAAAAAAGCTTCAACGACAAGTGGATGTTATTAGAGCCGCTTTGAATGAGTTGGGCTGTGAAGAATTACCGCTGGGATACGATCTTTCCATGGAGACTTCTTTCACTGATTCGCCAGCTAATAGTAAG AAAAGTACAGTTGCAGATATCGGTCTATTTACATTACGAAGAAATCAACGATTCATGACAATATTTAGGTCTCCCTTCAAATCTTTACCGATGATAAACGATACGAAAGATGGAACGATTAGATCGAGTAGCGAAGGTCCTACTTCAAAAACAGATAATACTTTAACAGTT GCACCGTTACGTGGAATTTCGAATTTAACGACTAATCAAAAAGGAAATGGCGATCTTATGGAGGAGGAATGGTTTCATGGTGTGCTACCAAGGGAAGAAGTAGTAAGATTACTCGTAAACGAAGGAGATTTTTTAGTACGCGAAACAACGAGAAACGATGAGTGCCAAATAGTTTTATCCGTCTGTTGGGATGGACATAAGCATTTTATTGTACAGACAACAAATGAA GGACATTATAGATTCGAAGGTCCTACATTCCCGTCAATTCAAGAGTTAATCAGTCATCAATGGCTATCTGGAACACCCGTAACTAGTCGATCTGGAGCAATTCTCAAAACACCAATTATACGTGAACGCTGGGAACTAAATAATGATGATGTAAATCTTCTAGAAAAAATAGGACGG GGTAACTTTGGAGATGTATATAAAGCACAACTTAAAACTTGTAAGACTGAAGTAGCTGTAAAAACCTGCAAAGTAACATTACCAGACGAACAAAAGCGCAAATTCTTACAAGAAGGACGAATATTAAAACAATACGATCATCCAAACATAGTAAAACTTATTGGGATTTGTGTTCAAAAACAACCTATTATGATCGTTATGGAATTGGTGCCTG GTGGTTCCTTGTTaacttatttaagaaaaagtgctagtACCATTACGCAACAAGAACAGCTTCGCATGTGCAAAGATGCAGCGGCAGGTATGCGTTATTTGGAATCTAAATACTGTATCCATAGAGACTTGGCAGCCCGAAATTGTCTCGTAG GATACGAGTCCATAGTAAAAATTTCAGACTTCGGTATGTCGCGAGAAGAAGAAGAATACATAGTTTCGGACGGCATGAAGCAGATTCCAATTAAATGGACCGCCCCGGAGGCATTGAATTTTG GTAAATATACATCACTGTGTGATGTTTGGAGTTACGGAGTCTTAATGTGGGAAATATTTTCTAAGGGCGGAAATCCCTACAGTGGAATGTCCAATTCTCAGGCTCGCGAGAAGATAGACGCAG GTTACCGAATGCCGGCTCCAGAAAACACGCCTGACGAAATATACCGTTTAATGTTACGATGCtgggagtacgagccagagaaaCGTCCTCATTTCGATCAGATTTACACTGTCGTTGAGACGCTGTCTCAAGCATATTTGTAA
- the Fer gene encoding tyrosine-protein kinase Fer isoform X2 has translation MGFSTSLQGQTSHEALLGRQDAEIKLLETMKRCLTTKVKSDREYASTISSLATQGKKIERNEDLVGSLIAQSWRDIMDSIDQTAKLIKQQADSIEAIVVEHIMTLCSERRRARKLYQEEQTWLNNQFQQLTDDVTRKKLEYQKNLELYKLMRSRFEEHYVKSGRGGRKLDEVREKYQKACRKLHLTHNEYVLLLGAVTECELDLRTCYLPSLLHRQQAIHQDLITSWKAILQDIVKYSGFTNDKFQELHLRMQKAVDLVKPVEEYRDFIGKHRTQPASPIRFTFDENLVDDTSGKLLPNKLTVDNLTIDWLRNRLTELETSLKTTQQSRQNSQYPSENNSDSKVSILDYSREREELRLRCQEKKLQRQVDVIRAALNELGCEELPLGYDLSMETSFTDSPANSKAPLRGISNLTTNQKGNGDLMEEEWFHGVLPREEVVRLLVNEGDFLVRETTRNDECQIVLSVCWDGHKHFIVQTTNEGHYRFEGPTFPSIQELISHQWLSGTPVTSRSGAILKTPIIRERWELNNDDVNLLEKIGRGNFGDVYKAQLKTCKTEVAVKTCKVTLPDEQKRKFLQEGRILKQYDHPNIVKLIGICVQKQPIMIVMELVPGGSLLTYLRKSASTITQQEQLRMCKDAAAGMRYLESKYCIHRDLAARNCLVGYESIVKISDFGMSREEEEYIVSDGMKQIPIKWTAPEALNFGKYTSLCDVWSYGVLMWEIFSKGGNPYSGMSNSQAREKIDAGYRMPAPENTPDEIYRLMLRCWEYEPEKRPHFDQIYTVVETLSQAYL, from the exons ATGGGCTTTTCTACAAGTTTGCAGGGGCAAACGTCCCATGAGGCGTTACTCGGCCGTCAGGATGCTGAAATCAAGCTTCTCGAAACGATGAAACGATGCCTAACGACTAAAGTTAAGTCGGATCGCGAATATGCTTCAACAATTTCTTCCTTAGCGACGCAGGGGAAAAAAATCGAGCGCAACGAGGATCTCGTTGGCAGTCTAATAGCGCAG AGTTGGAGAGATATCATGGACTCTATCGATCAGACAGCTAAATTAATCAAGCAACAAGCAGATTCTATAGAAGCTATAGTGGTTGAACATATTATGACACTATGTTCTGAAAGAAGAAGGGCTAGGAAATTGTATCAGGAGGAGCAAACATGGCTGAATAATCAGTTCCAACAG TTAACAGATGATGTTACcagaaaaaaattggaatatCAGAAGAATTTGGAACTGTATAAGTTAATGAGATCCCGCTTTGAGGAACATTAtgttaaat CTGGCAGAGGCGGCAGAAAATTGGACGAAGTACGGGAAAAGTATCAAAAAGCCTGTAGAAAACTTCATCTTACACACAACGAGTACGTGTTACTTTTGGGTGCTGTAACAGAGTGTGAACTTGATTTAAGGACATGCTACTTGCCAAGTCTGCTTCACCGACAACAAGCAATTCATCAAGACCTTATAACATCATG GAAAGCCATACTTCAAGATATAGTGAAGTATTCTGGTTTTACAAATGATAAGTTTCAAGAGCTACATCTGCGTATGCAGAAGGCTGTAGATTTGGTGAAACCTGTAGAAGAATATAGAGACTTTATAGGAAAGCATAG AACGCAACCAGCATCGCCGATAAGATTCACATTCGACGAGAACCTTGTAGACGATACTTCGGGAAAATTGTTGCCAAATAAATTGACGGTAGATAATCTGACAATAGACTGGTTACGAAATCGATTGACAGAACTGGAGACTTCTTTGAAAACGACTCAGCAGAGTCGACAAAATTCTCAGTATCCATCTGAAAATAATAGCGATTCTAA GGTATCAATTTTGGATTATTCCCGCGAGAGAGAAGAATTACGTTTACGTTGTCAGGAAAAAAAGCTTCAACGACAAGTGGATGTTATTAGAGCCGCTTTGAATGAGTTGGGCTGTGAAGAATTACCGCTGGGATACGATCTTTCCATGGAGACTTCTTTCACTGATTCGCCAGCTAATAGTAAG GCACCGTTACGTGGAATTTCGAATTTAACGACTAATCAAAAAGGAAATGGCGATCTTATGGAGGAGGAATGGTTTCATGGTGTGCTACCAAGGGAAGAAGTAGTAAGATTACTCGTAAACGAAGGAGATTTTTTAGTACGCGAAACAACGAGAAACGATGAGTGCCAAATAGTTTTATCCGTCTGTTGGGATGGACATAAGCATTTTATTGTACAGACAACAAATGAA GGACATTATAGATTCGAAGGTCCTACATTCCCGTCAATTCAAGAGTTAATCAGTCATCAATGGCTATCTGGAACACCCGTAACTAGTCGATCTGGAGCAATTCTCAAAACACCAATTATACGTGAACGCTGGGAACTAAATAATGATGATGTAAATCTTCTAGAAAAAATAGGACGG GGTAACTTTGGAGATGTATATAAAGCACAACTTAAAACTTGTAAGACTGAAGTAGCTGTAAAAACCTGCAAAGTAACATTACCAGACGAACAAAAGCGCAAATTCTTACAAGAAGGACGAATATTAAAACAATACGATCATCCAAACATAGTAAAACTTATTGGGATTTGTGTTCAAAAACAACCTATTATGATCGTTATGGAATTGGTGCCTG GTGGTTCCTTGTTaacttatttaagaaaaagtgctagtACCATTACGCAACAAGAACAGCTTCGCATGTGCAAAGATGCAGCGGCAGGTATGCGTTATTTGGAATCTAAATACTGTATCCATAGAGACTTGGCAGCCCGAAATTGTCTCGTAG GATACGAGTCCATAGTAAAAATTTCAGACTTCGGTATGTCGCGAGAAGAAGAAGAATACATAGTTTCGGACGGCATGAAGCAGATTCCAATTAAATGGACCGCCCCGGAGGCATTGAATTTTG GTAAATATACATCACTGTGTGATGTTTGGAGTTACGGAGTCTTAATGTGGGAAATATTTTCTAAGGGCGGAAATCCCTACAGTGGAATGTCCAATTCTCAGGCTCGCGAGAAGATAGACGCAG GTTACCGAATGCCGGCTCCAGAAAACACGCCTGACGAAATATACCGTTTAATGTTACGATGCtgggagtacgagccagagaaaCGTCCTCATTTCGATCAGATTTACACTGTCGTTGAGACGCTGTCTCAAGCATATTTGTAA
- the Nd-mlrq gene encoding NADH dehydrogenase (ubiquinone) MLRQ subunit, translated as MSRKMQGLTWSSLKKNPMLLPLYFCIAVGATGSTLYLVRLATRNPDVSWFPKKNPEPWNDYKDKQYKFRTVHYTDAKSPAPEY; from the exons ATGTCGAGAAAAATGCAGGGTTTAACTTGGAGCAGTTTGAAAAAGAACCCGATG CTTCTTCCACTGTATTTCTGCATCGCAGTCGGAGCAACAGGATCGACGTTGTATTTGGTACGTCTTGCTACTCGTAACCCTGACGTTTCGTGGTTTCCCAAGAAAAACCCCGAACCGTGGAACGATTACAAAGACAAACAGTACAAG ttccggACGGTTCACTATACTGATGCCAAAAGTCCAGCACCAGAGTACTAA
- the Ppcs gene encoding phosphopantothenoylcysteine synthetase: MNMNSTWEDFYAKHPPPQDLAQSEALLKEFIERQLERNNKVVLVTSGGTTTPLEHNTVRFVDNFSAGTRGAVSAEYFLENGYAVIFMHRVKSLEPFSRHFIGYKVLDMLEMKQQEGKSVITVQSQYTEKLASILHKYKEALNQDKLLQLTFTTVSEYLWLLRSACQALACLKNKAILYLAAAVSDFYIPSNELSVHKISSSGPPTISLKLVPKLLAPLVNLWVPQAFVVSFKLETDENLLISKARSALNKYKHNLVIANMLQTRKQQVIIVNHENDYVISLTDEQLNKGEEIEKLIVNNLIDRHQCFIRSTEKVK; this comes from the exons ATGAATATGAATTCAACATGGGAAGATTTTTATGCCAAACATCCACCACCTCAAGACCTTGCTCAGAGTGAAGCATTGCTAAAAGAATTTATAGAGAGGCAATTAGAAAGAAATAATAAAGTTGTACTGGTAACA AGCGGTGGTACAACAACACCTTTAGAACACAATACTGTAAGATTTGTAGATAATTTTAGCGCAGGAACAAGAGGAGCTGTATCTGCAGAgtattttttagaaaatggATATGCTGTAATTTTTATGCACAG AGTGAAATCCCTAGAACCATTTTCaagacattttataggatacaaAGTTTTAGACATGTTAGAAATGAAGCAACAAGAAGGAAAATCTGTCATAACAG TACAATCGCAATATACGGAAAAGTTAGCGTCGATATTACATAAATATAAAGAAGCCTTGAATCAAGACAAATTGCTGCAACTTACTTTCACAACAGTCTCTGAATATCTCTGGCTTCTCAGATCCGCTTGTCAAGCACTAGCCTGCCTTAAAAACAAAGCTATTTTATATCTTGCAGCAGCAGTTTCAGACTTTTACATTCCATCCAATGAATTG TCAGTCCACAAGATCTCTTCCAGCGGACCACCGACAATATCTCTTAAATTAGTACCGAAATTATTAGCACCTTTGGTAAATTTATGGGTTCCACAGGCTTTTGTAGTGTCTTTCAAATTGGAAACAGATGAAAATCTATTAATTTCGAAAGCGAGAAGCGCACTCAATAAATACAAGCATAAC TTAGTCATAGCTAATATGTTACAAACACGAAAGCAGCAAGTAATAATTGTTAATCACGAGAATGATTACGTTATATCTCTTACGGACGAACAATTGAACAAAGGCGAagaaatcgaaaaattgatcgtCAATAATCTCATTGACAGACACCAATGTTTCATACGATCTACTGAAAAAGTTAAGTGA